A part of Aquibium oceanicum genomic DNA contains:
- a CDS encoding DMT family transporter, whose protein sequence is MHGIVETRQNRLTGILLMLAGVACLSVNDALAKSLTATYSPVQILFIRNVIALPFALAVAYGMGGAPALRSRRPLAHLARGVLWLAAAVLFFTSIMHLKLAEATALIFAAPFFITAMSALVLRDHVGWRRWSAVIAGFVGVLIVVRPGAASFQPVALLPVATAFLYALLMLSARWLDPRESVWTLLLYLTGAGTLVAALAAPFVWREIQSEHILLFFAISLFGTVGMTMMTQAFRLAPAALIAPLDYTALVWATAFGWLIWREVPDTATFLGAAVIITSGVVVILREGRATD, encoded by the coding sequence GTGCACGGCATCGTGGAGACGCGGCAGAACCGGCTGACCGGCATCCTCCTGATGCTGGCCGGCGTCGCGTGCCTCAGCGTCAACGACGCGCTGGCGAAATCGCTGACGGCCACCTATTCGCCGGTGCAGATCCTGTTCATCCGCAATGTCATCGCCCTGCCGTTCGCCCTTGCCGTCGCCTATGGGATGGGCGGCGCGCCGGCGCTGCGCTCGCGCCGGCCGCTCGCCCACCTTGCGCGCGGCGTCCTGTGGCTCGCCGCCGCCGTGCTGTTCTTCACCAGCATCATGCACCTGAAGCTCGCCGAGGCCACCGCGCTCATCTTCGCGGCGCCGTTCTTCATCACCGCCATGTCCGCCCTCGTCCTTCGCGATCATGTCGGCTGGCGGCGCTGGTCGGCGGTCATCGCCGGCTTCGTCGGCGTGCTGATCGTCGTGCGACCGGGTGCCGCCAGCTTCCAGCCCGTCGCGCTGCTGCCGGTCGCCACCGCGTTCCTCTATGCCCTGTTGATGCTGAGCGCGCGCTGGCTCGATCCGCGCGAGAGCGTGTGGACCCTGCTCCTCTACCTCACCGGCGCAGGCACCCTGGTCGCCGCTCTCGCCGCGCCCTTCGTGTGGCGGGAGATCCAGTCCGAACATATCCTGCTCTTCTTCGCGATCTCTCTCTTCGGCACTGTGGGCATGACCATGATGACCCAGGCCTTCCGCCTGGCGCCGGCTGCCCTCATCGCGCCGCTCGACTACACCGCGCTCGTCTGGGCCACCGCCTTCGGCTGGCTGATCTGGAGGGAAGTCCCCGACACCGCCACCTTCCTCGGTGCCGCCGTCATCATTACCAGCGGCGTGGTCGTCATCCTGCGCGAGGGCAGGGCGACGGATTGA
- a CDS encoding RICIN domain-containing protein gives MKWIIIAAAAAFATVAGQASAQGIDTGHYYTLSTEFRGGDMRLDVFNGGPKNDMTHLAPAADLSGQYWRFTPAGNGYWRLSTMFRGANMCLDVFNGGARDNQVHLTPCANYTGQFWALRPEGQAYRLTTDFRGPGMCLDIFNGGPDNNQPHLTPCANYSGQLWYLNPTWKQVN, from the coding sequence ATGAAATGGATTATCATCGCCGCGGCCGCGGCGTTCGCAACGGTTGCCGGTCAGGCGTCGGCGCAGGGCATCGACACGGGCCACTACTACACGCTTTCGACAGAGTTTCGCGGCGGCGACATGCGCCTCGACGTGTTCAACGGCGGTCCGAAGAACGACATGACGCACCTGGCGCCCGCCGCCGACCTGTCGGGCCAGTACTGGCGCTTCACGCCGGCCGGAAACGGCTACTGGCGCCTGTCGACCATGTTCCGCGGCGCCAACATGTGCCTCGACGTCTTCAACGGCGGTGCGCGGGACAATCAGGTGCACCTGACGCCCTGCGCCAACTACACGGGCCAGTTCTGGGCGCTGCGCCCCGAGGGGCAGGCCTACCGCCTGACCACCGATTTCCGCGGCCCGGGCATGTGCCTCGACATCTTCAACGGCGGCCCCGACAACAACCAGCCCCACCTCACCCCCTGCGCCAACTATTCCGGCCAGCTCTGGTACCTCAACCCGACCTGGAAGCAGGTGAACTGA